A genomic stretch from Malus domestica chromosome 15, GDT2T_hap1 includes:
- the LOC103454095 gene encoding WAT1-related protein At1g21890-like encodes MGDQIANGKLSLFLYKIKPYVAMVSLQFGYAGMYIISMVGLKRGINHFVLSVYRHLIAFAVIAPFALVLERKIRPKLTLGIFLRIMVLGFLEPVFAQNLYFVGMTYTSATFASATANILPAITFIFALIFGLEKINFKRLPSVAKVIGTAITVAGAMVMTWYKGPIIELISGQSQSHHTSTASGEQHWVTGTMMLLARSCGWSGFFIVQSFTLKLYPAELSLTALICLMGALEGAVATFVVEHSMSVWVIGWDSRLLAAAYSGIVCSGIAYYVQGVVMKEQGPVFVTAFSPLAMIITAALAAIILAEQVRLGSILGTILIVIGLYAVVWGKSKDPTASALLIKDGKAVAHELPITDDSNRSSITGGNNTKDSTTIGAAGDFKVPIKAQES; translated from the exons ATGGGAGACCAAATTGCAAATGGAAAATTGAGTCTCTTTCTTTATAAGATAAAGCCTTACGTGGCTATGGTTTCTTTGCAATTTGGATATGCAGGAATGTATATTATCAGCATGGTTGGTTTGAAGCGTGGCATCAATCACTTTGTTCTTTCTGTGTACAGGCATTTGATTGCCTTTGCTGTTATTGCACCATTCGCACTTGTCCTTGAAAG GAAAATAAGGCCAAAACTGACTCTTGGGATCTTCCTAAGAATAATGGTGCTTGGTTTTCTCGA GCCTGTTTTTGCTCAGAACTTGTACTTTGTGGGAATGACATACACCTCAGCAACATTTGCATCTGCCACTGCTAATATCCTCCCTGCCATTACCTTTATTTTTGCACTTATTTTCGG GTTAGAAAAAATCAATTTCAAGAGGCTGCCTAGTGTAGCAAAGGTGATCGGGACTGCAATCACAGTCGCAGGAGCGATGGTGATGACGTGGTACAAAGGGCCCATCATTGAACTTATAAGTGGACAATCACAAAGCCACCACACCAGCACCGCATCCGGTGAACAACATTGGGTCACCGGCACCATGATGCTCCTAGCCCGTTCTTGTGGTTGGTCCGGTTTCTTCATTGTACAA TCTTTCACACTAAAGCTATACCCAGCCGAGCTCTCTCTCACTGCTTTGATATGCTTAATGGGTGCATTGGAAGGTGCCGTTGCCACGTTCGTAGTGGAACACAGCATGAGTGTTTGGGTTATCGGATGGGACTCCAGGCTTCTAGCAGCTGCTTACTCT GGGATAGTTTGCTCCGGGATTGCATATTATGTGCAAGGTGTTGTGATGAAGGAACAAGGTCCAGTTTTCGTGACAGCTTTCAGCCCACTGGCCATGATCATCACGGCCGCTCTGGCCGCCATCATTTTAGCTGAGCAAGTGCGCCTCGGAAG CATACTTGGAACTATTCTCATAGTCATCGGCCTCTATGCTGTTGTTTGGGGTAAAAGCAAAGATCCTACGGCCTCTGCCTTATTGATCAAAGACGGGAAAGCTGTTGCTCATGAATTGCCAATCACGGACGACAGTAATAGGTCATCAATCACTGGGGGTAACAACACTAAGGATAGTACTACTATTGGAGCTGCTGGGGACTTCAAGGTTCCAATCAAAGCACAAGAATCGTGA